ATGATTACTTTTTTTTCCTGCTTTCAATAAAGCGGTTAAACTTAAAAATTTCTTCAGCTTCCAAATCCCAGTTCTTTCGCGGAATTAGCTGCATGGACACAAAAATGTCTTTCTGTTTATCATAAGAATCTATCCTTTCAATTCTTCCGTTATACTCATAATCAACACCTTTGTAAAAGGAATAAGGCAGAATGGTATCGGTGGGATAAATGTAATACCGGGTATAGTTCCAGGGAGAGTTAATTTCAAAACGCTTATAATGCTTTTTAAAAAGCACGGTATCGGTTAGTTTCCTGCGGTTCCTGTAATTAAGGATCGGAACTTTCGAGAAAATTGCTCCGGCTGCTTTGGCATAAACTGAAATTGGTTTTTGCTTTTTTTGTATCTCTGACATAACAACTGATGTATGATCATTTTCCAAATCATAAAAAACTGAGTCTTTGATGAAATAAGTTGCCTTCGTTACTTCAGGAAATTCCAATTCGGGAACCATTTCTATAATCGAATCATGTTTATAATTGAGCTTTGAAATGTAAAAACTCCGCATGTTTTCCAAGCCTTTCGAGGCATCGAAATACACATTGGAAATAATGTCAATCCCTCCTTTTTCAGATGGAGTTTTTTCCGTGCACGACAGCAATATTACTAATAGAGAAATAATTGAAGTAAAAAGATTTTTTTCATATAAAGGTATTAAAAAAAGCGATAAAAGATACTTGTACCACTTTGTTATGGGTTTTAATAAATATCAATCTAAATTCCTCTGGACCAATTCTACTCTCTTACATTGCCTTTCTCATGCTTATTCTCATTTTCCAGCCCTTGCAATGATTTGTTAGTGTTAATGCGGTTCATGTCGTTGTCGTATAGATTTAGATTTTTGTACTGAGGGTTTAGAACGGCTTTTCCTTCGATAACCTGGTCATCAAGTTCAAATTTCACTTTGACAATATTTCCTTTTTCCAATGATTTAATCGCTGCAGTTTTGAATTCCGGCTTGTCAAAAACTAAGTTGGATTTTTCAACAATTTCTGCCGTATTGATTCCATAATTTTTGTAGAAAGTCTGGAAATGATAATTACCGTACTGATTTTTTACTTCTTCAAAATTCAACTTTACAAAAGCAGGCTCATAATCCAATGTATACCCTATATGCTCTACAGCTCTTTGAAATTTTTCATATTGACTATAAAATAATTCACCGTTATCAATATTACTATAGTAATTAGTCAGTTCCTTTAGCGCATCAGTGATTAAGTGCTCGTTATCAAACAAATCAATCTTGTGATGGAATAAATTTTGAATTTCTTCATTTGGAAAAATGAGTTTTTCAGGATGTTTTTTGCTTTGTCAAGAATACTCTTTAATTCATTTTCTTCAAAAGCAGTAATAACATCTAAATCAGAATGATTATTTGGATTATTTTGGTCTAACTTGGATCGTTCGTTTTTCATCTGGATTTTCTTGTTTAAATAAATGAATATCAGACAAATTTGATTAATAGGAATCAGTAAACCTATACAAGTTGTAAGGTCAATACTAAAGAAATCCTTCTGATTTATTGCAAACTTATAACGTAAACCTAAACAAAAGGACTAATTGCTTGATTTTCAAAATTTAATTTAACAAATGCGCAAAATATATCAAAATAACATAAAATTTTTGTAGCGAAGTGCATTGTTTAATTTAAAAGCATTTCAAAAAGTAAATATGTCTTTTGCGACAAATTAATTATATTTTGATAATCAATTATTTAAAATATCGCTTATCCTAAACTATGTTTTAATATTTTAAAAGTAGATTGTTAAATCGGGCAAGCTTCCATTCTAATTTATTCTGCGTCATAACACGTTTATTTATATATTTAATCATATTCACAATCCACACAAACGCATTTTAACACCAAATATACGTCGTTTGGGTTTTTTTTTTATTAAAGAGAGTAATATCAACTATTTTTAAAAAAATTACAAATTATTATTAATAAATAAAATATGAGAGCATTAGTTTTAAACAAGTATGGAGTAGATTTTGAACAAATAAACCTGCCAATACCACATGTAGAAAAAAATGAAGTATTAGTTAAGATTTATTCTAGCGGAGTTAATCCTATTGATAATAAAATTCGTATAGGAAAAGCTCCTTATGCTACTCCAAATTTACCCGCTATTTTAGGAACAGATATGGCAGGAGTAATAGAAGATGTTGGAGAGGATGTTATTAACTTTAAAAAAGGAGATGAAGTATATGGCCTTGTGGGGGGTGTTTTCGGTTCTGGCGGTACCTTAGCTGAATATGTGTCAGTAGATGCTAACCTTATAGCAAAAAAGCCAAATAATTTAACATGGAAAGAAGCTGCCGCTGTTCCATTGGTAGCATTGACGGCATGGGAAGGTATAAAAGATAGAATTAAAATCCAAATTGGAGACAAGGTTCTAATTCATGGTGGAGCTGGAGGTGTTGGACATATGGCATTACAATTAGCAAAAATTGATGGTGCGGAGGTATATACAACAGTATCCAACGAAAAAAGACATATAGTGGAAAAATTAGGGGGTATTCCTATAGACTATAAACAGGAAACAATTGAAGATTATATATCCCGTTATACAAAAGGAGAAGGTTTTGATGTTATTTATGATACGGTAGGGGGAGAAACTTTAAACGAATCATTTCAAGCTGTAAAACATTATGGAAATGTTGCAAGTTGTGTTGGATTTGACTCTCACCAAATGGCTGCACTTTCGTTCCGTGGAGCAAGTTTCCATGGGATTTTTGTTTTAATTCCTCTCCTAAAAGGAATTAAAAGAAATCATCATGGTGAAATTTTAGCCAAAATTTCAACTATGATTGAAAGAAAAGAAATAATTCCAATGCTAGATCCTAGGACATTCAGTCTTGATACTGCTCTATTTGCTTACAAAGCAGTTTGGGATGGTTCATCCTGCGGAAGAATTGTAATAGACATTCAATAATTTGTTCTTTTTATTCGGAACAAATTGACTCAACTTACTAGTTGGCTCATATAATATTAGCCTGATTTCGGGATAAGCAATATTTTAAATAATTGATTATCAAAATATAATTAATTTATCACAAAAGACATATTTACTTTTTGAAACGCTTTTAAATTAAACAATGCGACATTATAAAAAATTAATCCTTTTGTTTAGCTTTGCGTTTTATCAAAGCTTATCCCGAAGTCAGTTTAAAATGGTTATTCTTCATCCTATCATTTTTAATCCCAATGAAGAGTATAAACTAAATATAATCCTCAGTGCTATTGACTAACATACATTACTTTCAAAATTAACAAAAAAAGAGATCTGTAGAAAATCTGAACAGATTATTACAGAATCATTTGAGAGATACCAGATATGCCAATTAAGCCAGGGTTTTCCGGATATAGAATTTAAAATCCACCGGAATGATTTGGTATTGCTACGCCGAGATATTTTTTCCCTTCATACTGATAATAAATCTGGGCCGTATTCTGGTGAATAAGATTTTTTGAAATCCCTTTTTGTTCAAAATATTCGGTAAACTTATATTTGTGTGGACTTAGCTGGCTGATGATTCTTGCAGAAAACTGATTTTCTATAGGGTTAGAGGATTCCTGTTTCGGATAATCAGACATATGATTACTTTTTTTTCCTGCTTTCAATAAAGCGGTTAAACTTAAAAATTTCTTCAGCTTCCAAATCCCAGTTCTTTCGCGGAATTAGCTGCATGGACACAAAAATGTCTTTCTGTTTATCATAAGAATCTATCCTTTCAATTCTTCCGTTATACTCATAATCAACACCTTTGTAAAAGGAATAAGGCAGAATGGTATCGGTGGGATAAATGTAATACCGGGTATAGTTCCAGGGAGAGTTAATTTCAAAACGCTTATAATGCTTTTTAAAAAGCACGGTATCGGTTAGTTTCCTGCGGTTCCTGTAATTAAGGATCGGAACTTTCGAGAAAATTGCTCCGGCTGCTTTGGCATAAACTGAAATTGGTTTTTGCTTTTTTTGTATCTCTGATAAAACAGCTGATGTATGATCATTTTCCAGATCATAAAAAACCGAGTCTTTGATGAAATAAATTGCCTTTGTTACTTTAGGAAACTCCAACTCGGGAACTATTTCTATAATCGAATCATGTTTATAATTGAGCTTTGAAATATGAAAACTCCGCATATTTTCCAAGCCTTTCGAGGCATCGAAATACACATTGGAAATAATGTCAATCCCGCCTTTTTCAGACAGAATTTTTTTCGTGCAGGACATCAACATTACTAATATAGAAATAATTGAAGATAAAAAGATTTTTTTCATATAAAGGTATTAAAAAAAGCGGTAAAAGATACTTGTACCGCTTTGTTATGGGTTTTAATAAATATCAATCTAAATTCCTCTGGACAAATTCTGCTCTCTTACATTGCCTTTCTCATGCTTATTGTCATTTTCCAGCCCTTGCAATTGTTTATTGGTGTTAATGCGGTTCATGCCGTTGTCATATAGATTTAGATTTTTGTACTGGGGGTTTAGAACAGCTTTTGCTTCGATCATCTGGTCATCAAGTTCAAATTTCACTTTGACAATATTTCCTTTTTCCAATGATTTAATCGCTGCAGTTTTGAATTCCGGCTTGTCAAAAACTAAATTGGATTTTTCAACAATTTCTGCTGTATTGATTCCATAATTTTTGTAGAAAGTCTGGAAATGATAATTACCGTACTGATTTTTTGCTTCTTCAAAATTCAGCTTTACAAAAGCAGGCTCACTTTCATTAGATTTAGGATTAACAAATTCAGTTTTTACAGAACGTCCTTCTAAAAGATTCAGGGCTTCTTTTACTGTAAAGAAAGCCTCTTTTGACACTCTGAAATTTTGAACAAGAGATTCTCCTTTTACATTAGTAAGAATTGCATCGTATGAGTTCAGGAAAATTCCACCTTTTTCAGTTTTGTTATAATTTAAAGTATAATCCATCTTATTTCCTGGCAGTGTTTTGTCTGATCCTGTTTTAAGATGAAAATATTTTTCAGTTGAATCAATTCCTTTCTCCAAATCTTGGTGAAGCTTTTCATCTTCTCCGAAACCAAGGTATTTTAGTTGCTTTTTTAAATACTCGGTTTGATCAAATTCCTTTTGTGTTGCCATAATCGATGGGGTTTGTAAGTTAGTGTTGTATTTATCTGAAACTTTTTCAACTGTCTGTAAAATATTTTCAGGGTATATCATTTGATAAAGCATAATCTGCTCATATTTATCAATCGGTCTTAGATTGATCGGTACCGCGTCAAGATCATAATCCAATGTATATCCTATATGCTCTACAGCTCTTTGAAATTCTTCACATTGACTATAAGTTAACTCACCATAATCAATGTTGCTGTAGTATTTAGTCAGTTGCCTTAGCTCATCATTGAGAAAGTCCTCGTTATCAAACAAATCAATTTTGTGATAGAATAAATTTCGAATTTCTTCATTTGGAAAAATGAGTTTTTCAGGATGTTTTTGTGCTTTGTCAAGAATAGTCTTTAATTCATTTTCTTCAAGCGCAGTAATAGCATCTAAATCAAAATGGTTATTTGGATTATTATTTGGGTATAACCTGGATCGTTCATTTTTCATCTGGATTTTCTTGTTTGGATAAAAGAATATCAGACAAATTTGGTTAATAGGAATCAGTAAACCGATACGATTAGTAGGGTCAATACTAAAGAGTACCAAATTGGACTAAAAAATACCCCTTAAGAGGTAATGTACTACAAAAAAGAGGTTGTCTCAAAAGGATAGTCTCTTTTCATGCCATGTTGAGAAAAATGTTTTTTTCAGTTTTGTAATTAAAAAAAGAAATATAAAATTCAAAAAAGAAGTCTTTTTTAGTCTGCACTTTACATTTTCTTGAGATTGTGGGCAATCGCGAGTATACCAATTTCTACCTTGACTTTATTTTTTCCCCGAAGCAAGAATCGTTTAAATTTTTGTTATGTTTGAGCTCGGCAAAACAGGTTCAACATCATGATACCTTTGTCTTTTGAGTTTAATACCTTTGCTCTTAGTAAGAAGTTTAAAAACCTTCACTCTAATTTTCGACAGTTTGAAATTGTTTTGTGAAGTGGTTACTTGTCCTGATTTTTGGTCTTTTCTAAAATAGTTTTATTTAATATAAGCCTTTATCTTCTTAGATTTAATACGTTATAATTTTCTTATGAGCCATAATCGGCATCGACAACTAGCTCTTTAGGAACTTTGTGACAATCCTCTTCAAATTCCTATAAATGAGATTTTAACGTTTTGGCATCTGTTGAATTGGGATGAATTGAATAATGTAAAATGAATTGTTTATTGGTAGAAATTTGAAGAATGTAAGCTGGTTTTCGCTGTCTGTTTCGCATATAATCCTCCTTCATCCACATAAAGGTGGCATCTGTGTCGGTTTTGGAATAAGAATTTCTTCCTTCCAGTATTTGTTGTTTACTGTATTTATCTAAACAATTTGCCCAATTTTCTTACTATAATTCATTTTCTAGCGGACTTTTGAAGGTACCTTTTTATCTTGCAAACCTTATTGATCTTTTCAATGTTTTGAGTTACTTTTTCAGAATCGATCTCTTGAAAATCGATATTTTCTTTATTTTGAAGTTCATCTTTGGTCACTCCTTCTGCATAATCCCATAGTTCTTCCAGCTGCTGAGCGATCCTTTCTTTATGTTTTTTGATGGCCATTCCTCAAACAAAACTATAGCGGTTGGTATTTTATTCTATCTTGATACCGTCCACAAAAGTGGTTTGCAGGCTCACCAGCCCTTTTTCAAAAGCAAAACGATTTGTGTAAAAAGGCTTTAATCTCACCTTTCAAGCGTTCACTGTGAAACCTGTTTAAGATATTATAATCTAGGCGGCTCATGGCCGAAAGCCACATGAAATGAACATTTTTTCAAGGTCTGTTCCATTTTGCAGCTTGAATAGATATTATTCAAATAACCATACATTAAAAACTTTCAAAAGCATTTTAGGATGATATACAGAGGTTCCGCCGGATTTGTAGGTTTGATAAGGTTTTTAATATCAAGGTCATTAATAATGCCTGTAACAATTCTAATAAGATGCTTTTGATCTATGAACTCAAATAAATTCGGAGGAAAAAGCAAGTTTTTTTGGGTTTGTAGTCCTTAAAGACTATTCTTGATTTAATAAACATACAGCAAATTAATTAATTTGCAACAAAGGAAAGCTTTTGCTTTCCTTTGTTGCATAAAAGAGGCTATCTATTTTGAGACAACCTCACTTGAAATCTGATTCGCACTGAATTGTTTCTTTTTCATAACATATACTCCTAAGTTTAAACTTTTTGTCTAAATTTTAGTTGTACAATTTACGGCGGAGTTTACAACAGCAATTCACCAATAAAATTATTTAATAGCAATTAAGTCTATTAATTCTATGCTAGGTTCTTTTGCTAAAAGTTCGGATGCATTAGCCATCAAAGTAGTAGCAATTTTACCCTCTAAGTGAATCTGACGTTCCTCAGTAGTTTCAAATGTGTCAAAGATCCCATATGTTGAAGGGCTCAATTGTGTTGCATACCATTTTATAGTACCTACTTCTTCTTTTGCAAGAGGTAATGCTGATTTTAAAAAGGCTAAGACTTCTTTTTCTTTACCAGGTTTAGCTTCAAGTCGAGCTAAAATTGCAAATTTCTCTGTTTTCATTTTATATTGACGTTATTTTCAATACAAAAGTAATAAGTCCATTACCAAATAATGGTATCAAAAGGTACACAGTAGAAAAAAATAAAACTTTAATCATATTGCGATAAAGTTTTACTTTTCCATTTAGTTCAAACTGCTTTAAGATCCTGGAAATTACAACTCGTGTTGTCCCTAATTCGTTAGCTAGCTGCTGGTGAGACATGGTAACATAATTTTTAGGGTGTAAAGATCCTTGTTGTTGCAGATATTCTAATAATCGTTTGTCTAAATGATCAAATACTATACTTTCATAGTTTACTAATAACTCATCATACCTTTGTTTAAAAGTTCGGATGACAAATTCATTCAACGAATTATATTCACGCTGCCATTGATATATAAATCGAGTTGGAATAATCAATGCTTCTGTTGTTTCCAATGCAATGGCTTGAGATGTGCTTTTTAGATTAAAAAAACCGGCAGAGAGAGACATTATACAGGTTTGATAAGGCTCAACATAATAAAGTAATATCTGCCTAAGCTCTTTGGTTTGAAAAACCCTAAGTTTCCCGGTTAAGACAATTGGTACAACTTTAATATATTCATCCTCTCTTACAACAATGTCATTTTTTGCAAAAGTTTTAATTTCACAATGTTCAGCTATCTTTTTTCGTAGTTCTTGCTCTGGAAAAAGCTTATAAAACTTATTTAATTCAATATCTAACAAAATTTATATTTTATTCTTATTTAAACATTATTGTCTGATAAAAAAATCTCCGAAAACTTTTAAAATAAAAATGCAAATTAGATTTGTAATAATCTAAATACGATGAGTAAAAGTAAGCATTTTTCTAGAAATTCATTTCCGGACTGATTTGTAATAATCTAAATACGATGAGTAAAAGTAAGCATTTTTCTAGAAATTCGTTTCCGGGCTGATTTGTTGGACATCAAAATAAATGATTAAAAATTTTTAATGTACTTATCTGAATACACCAGCACAATTAACCGTATTTCAATTGCTAAAGAAAACACAGCTATTTAACGCAGGAATCGTTGCCGGACCTCTACTAGTTTAAGTATGTTTCGATTTTTACTATCATACTATCTTTAATAATGACAATTTCACTATTGCTTTTTTTCTTGAATTCTATCATTTCTTCATAACCTTTTTCAAATCCTTTTACAATTTTATTTTGCTTTTCAATTTTGGTTTCATTTGTTATAATAACTTTTAATTCATTAAATTTTTCTTGATTGTAAACGTTAATTTCTTCATAAAAATTCTTTTCGATAATTAACTCGTGTTTCCCTTGTGAATTATCAAAAATTAAAATTTGATCTCCAATTGGAAGATATATATTAAAACCTACTATGTATTCAGAATAAGTTAATTTTTATTTTGTTCAACATAATTCTTCCTGCTTCAAATGTCCTTTTTCTGGCTGAAAAGGAGATAATCTTTTTGCTATTTCATCAGCATTTACAAATTCTTTACATTCAAGAATTTCAAGTATGATTGTAAATGCAGCCGCAGTTTTTCCAGCACCATTACAACCTGCAAGTATGTAAAGATTCTTATTATTTCATAATGAAAAATTTAAAATTTATTTCTCATTTCTTAAAACTATTTCAGAAGGTTGGCAGTTGCTATACTTTTTGGAGCTTTCCCATATAAATTTTGCCTCAAAATAGTTGCAAGTTCCCAACATAATAATGATAATGCATTTAAGAGCGTATCAAAAAGTGTAGGCAATTTATGCAGTAACTTTATTTTCTTTATAGTTTCACGACTGTTTCTAAGGTGTCACGTTCAAATGGCTGCCATACTTCCCCATCGAAATAATAATACCCTACAAGGGTCATTTTAGCTGTTTTCAATGTTGTATTTCCGATATCAAGCCCTTCTGTTACATAAACAATTGTTCCTTTCTGATCAGTATTATAGAGTGAATCTTTACTTTTTACCTCTGAACCTTTTAAACGGGGGGCAATAATCCCGTCAGGTTTTGTAATATCAACAGTATTTTTCATGACATCAAGTGTAGCTTTAGGACTGTTTGTATTGATGCCTACCTGTCCCTGAACTGAGACTCCAATAAGTGGAAGAAACAAATAAATTATTGTTTTCATTCTGTTCTTTGTGTTTAGTTTCTACTGCAAAATTGACGCATCAAAACCATGAAAACAATAGTACTCAAAGCCGCTGGATTACATAAGACTACTTTGGATTAGTCTGGAATAAGAATAGATTAAATAAGAATGAATTGTTCTAATTTGGATTTATATACCTCTCAATAAATAAAAACAAAAATACAAGTTCCGCTGTTTTTTCCCCTTTTTGCAAAAAAGCAAGAGAGTCTTAGTTCCTTAAAATTTTGAAAAAATTTGTGGGTACAAAGACACATCTTGCTTAATAAATGAGCTAAATTTTTGAGAGTTCTGAAAAGGAGATATCGGAGTTACACTTATTTCAATAAGATATTGATTGTCAATGCCAAATTTTGTAAATCATATTTTGAGAGTGTAAAATAAATACGTTGTGTTATTTTTTACAGTTCATCTTTTAAACCTTGTGTTATTTTTTACACGCTAATCACTTAATCTGATATTGTTTTTTATAAATCAATACTTAAATTTTATAATGTTTTTATATGCTATAAAAGTTGAACCAAATAGAAATATTGCATATATTATTTTTTTAATACTAATGCCAAATTTATTTGTCCATTAAACGATATATTTGATCTATCAATTCGACACTATCTGTTTTTTTGTAGATTGCCTTTTATGATAAGTACTGAACCATCGGGCAATGGTAGTTTCTGGTCTGTCCAAAACTTATATATGCAATATAAAATATTTACTATAATACCTGCACTTATCTCAATACTATACAACGGAATCACTATGGCAATGATACAGATTTAACAGAATAGTACTGAGCTTGCAGACACATTCCTTCTCAATTCTTTATTTTTTAAAAAAGTAACTTGGCAGTCTTAGATTGTTAGCTTTTTATCATCTTCATAGTCGTTATATTTTAAATTAAATATCAAGCCATCGATTGTGGAATAACGACTATCTTATGCGTAGGCTGTTCCTTTAAAACAGTACTTAATAATTTGTTTCTGAGCAGTTAGGTTTCTTTTGTTCAGGAAATTTTACTTATACTCTAAAACCTCTTTTGTAAATTCATAAAATTCTTCTGCATGAGTTTATCAAAAATGTGTTTTTATTTCTTTATTTTCATATAGCTCCAAAACTTCAGCTCGTTTATTTAGAGAAAAATACAAATTTACTAAACACAGATTAACAAGCAATTAACATATAATTAGATCAACTATCCTATATGTACCAATTCAACATTTTGCCCTCCCGTTCTTATTATGGCTAGTTTATTAGTAGCTATAACTCCTGAAATACTAGTATATTAGTAGATCAACCCAATTTTATGTTTTTGCCTGACATTGCAAGCCAGTTATTTACAGTGTAAACAGTTGCTGCATTGGAATTAATAATTTTCTACCAAATAGTTCCGTCAAAATAATAATAACCTGCATCAGTGATATTGGTAGTTTTAGTAGTTGATGAAGGCACGGAGGCTTAATATAAACCAAACTTCCTGTCTGGTTTGTTCTGTACTGCTCATCAGCAGGCATAATCAGGTCTCTTGTAAATCATGGAATAAATTACCCGTTCCATATGGGGATTTGGCAGAACATCCATATCAGCTTTTGGAGCAGTATCAATAAATCCTACTTATGAAAATACAACTCCTGTTAAAAGCAAACCTGTTGTTAAAATAATTTTCTTTTCCATTTTTTCTATTTCTAATTTTTGATAAAATAGGTATGTTGTAAAAGTATTTAATATCCGGTTGATTAATAAAATTATTACATATAGATAGAATATCTGAGGAATATGCAAAACTGTGTGTGTTTATAATCACATTAAAAAATACAGTTAAAATATATAACACTAAGCATTATTACTCGATTCAATTACGAATGATTTAAGCAATTTTCAATATAGTCAGAGTATTAAATTACAACAATATTGATTTCAATCATATAGACAAAATTTTATTTTATTTACATTTACATCGCAATATTATTAAAAACAAACTAACATGAATTCTATTTTGATAATCATTTCATTATTTTTTTCACTAAATATTGAAAAATCACCAAATGAAAAAAAACCAAAAGTTGACTATTTATTAAAAAAATCTGAAACATATCTATCAATTGATAATCTAAAATCTTTAAGATATGCAAAACAAGCAAGCTTGATAGC
The nucleotide sequence above comes from Chryseobacterium sp. 7. Encoded proteins:
- a CDS encoding zinc-dependent alcohol dehydrogenase family protein, producing MRALVLNKYGVDFEQINLPIPHVEKNEVLVKIYSSGVNPIDNKIRIGKAPYATPNLPAILGTDMAGVIEDVGEDVINFKKGDEVYGLVGGVFGSGGTLAEYVSVDANLIAKKPNNLTWKEAAAVPLVALTAWEGIKDRIKIQIGDKVLIHGGAGGVGHMALQLAKIDGAEVYTTVSNEKRHIVEKLGGIPIDYKQETIEDYISRYTKGEGFDVIYDTVGGETLNESFQAVKHYGNVASCVGFDSHQMAALSFRGASFHGIFVLIPLLKGIKRNHHGEILAKISTMIERKEIIPMLDPRTFSLDTALFAYKAVWDGSSCGRIVIDIQ
- a CDS encoding putative quinol monooxygenase, whose amino-acid sequence is MKTEKFAILARLEAKPGKEKEVLAFLKSALPLAKEEVGTIKWYATQLSPSTYGIFDTFETTEERQIHLEGKIATTLMANASELLAKEPSIELIDLIAIK
- a CDS encoding Crp/Fnr family transcriptional regulator: MLDIELNKFYKLFPEQELRKKIAEHCEIKTFAKNDIVVREDEYIKVVPIVLTGKLRVFQTKELRQILLYYVEPYQTCIMSLSAGFFNLKSTSQAIALETTEALIIPTRFIYQWQREYNSLNEFVIRTFKQRYDELLVNYESIVFDHLDKRLLEYLQQQGSLHPKNYVTMSHQQLANELGTTRVVISRILKQFELNGKVKLYRNMIKVLFFSTVYLLIPLFGNGLITFVLKITSI